In the genome of Carnobacterium viridans, one region contains:
- the mvaD gene encoding diphosphomevalonate decarboxylase, translating into MNQLSNARKVRAYTNIALIKYWGKRDDALILPTSSSLSLTLDAFYTETSVSFDESIEKDTFYLNDTLQDEAATQKVSRFLNLFRETANVKTPAIIKSTNYVPTAAGLASSASGMAALAGAANLATGLNLSPQELSIFARQGSGSATRSIYGGFVEWQKGTSSMDSYAVKIDDAAWDIGMLVVVVNKNQKELSSREGMKQTVATSPFYSGWVESTAVDLVNIKKAIRDQDFEQVGEITESNGMKMHGTMLGANPPISYWEPDSVVAMQLVRQLRKQGIPCYFTMDAGPNVKILCRLSDSQKIKTAFLNYFNEEQLIISGPGSDLKEVTL; encoded by the coding sequence ATGAATCAGTTGAGTAATGCCAGAAAAGTACGTGCCTATACAAATATTGCCTTAATTAAATACTGGGGAAAACGCGATGATGCTCTTATTTTACCTACGAGCAGTAGTCTTTCTCTTACTTTAGATGCTTTTTATACTGAAACTTCTGTGTCTTTTGATGAATCTATTGAAAAAGATACGTTTTACTTAAACGATACTCTTCAAGATGAAGCTGCTACTCAGAAAGTTAGCCGCTTTTTAAATTTGTTTAGAGAAACAGCCAACGTAAAAACTCCTGCAATCATTAAAAGCACCAATTACGTTCCTACAGCTGCTGGTCTGGCTTCTTCTGCTTCTGGAATGGCTGCTTTAGCTGGAGCTGCTAACTTAGCAACTGGCTTGAATCTGTCTCCTCAAGAACTTTCTATTTTTGCAAGACAAGGTTCTGGTTCAGCAACTCGTAGTATTTATGGTGGCTTCGTTGAGTGGCAAAAAGGAACCTCTTCAATGGATTCTTATGCTGTCAAAATTGACGATGCTGCTTGGGATATTGGTATGCTCGTTGTGGTTGTAAATAAAAATCAAAAAGAACTCTCTAGTCGTGAAGGTATGAAACAAACCGTTGCAACATCTCCTTTTTATTCAGGATGGGTCGAAAGTACCGCAGTCGATCTTGTGAATATCAAGAAAGCTATCCGTGATCAAGACTTTGAACAAGTCGGCGAAATCACAGAAAGCAATGGCATGAAAATGCATGGAACTATGTTAGGAGCCAACCCGCCAATTTCTTATTGGGAACCGGATAGTGTTGTAGCTATGCAACTCGTAAGGCAATTACGTAAGCAAGGAATTCCTTGTTACTTCACAATGGATGCTGGCCCAAATGTTAAAATTCTTTGCCGTTTATCTGATAGCCAAAAAATAAAAACAGCTTTTTTAAATTATTTTAATGAAGAACAATTGATTATCTCTGGTCCTGGAAGTGACTTAAAAGAAGTTACACTCTAA
- a CDS encoding phosphomevalonate kinase: protein MIEASAPGKLYIAGEYAVVEPGHPAILVAVDQFITVSLEQSERVGSITSFQYGNLPILWKRENDRLVLDKRENPFHYILAAIRLTEEYAKEQGKELSFYHLTVDSELDSSQGKKYGLGSSAAVTVATVQALCLFYGIEDSKNVIFKLAALAHLSVKSNGSCGDVAASVYGGWLAFTTFDPEWVLEQKKHNTVKELVEMEWPHLSFTPLTPPKDLRLVIGWTGSPASTSHLVDEVTNKRSQDAMAYETFLKESKQCVNAMIDAFQEENVTEIQRQIRNNRQLLLQMSQDTSVTIETPALTKLCEMAEELKGAAKSSGAGGGDCGIVIFNRKEGLLSLITNWEKEGIINLPLHVFKKSDQ from the coding sequence ATGATTGAAGCTTCTGCACCTGGTAAGTTATATATCGCGGGAGAATACGCCGTTGTTGAACCAGGTCATCCAGCTATTTTAGTAGCTGTAGACCAATTTATTACCGTATCACTTGAACAATCGGAACGCGTAGGAAGCATCACCTCTTTCCAATACGGAAATCTTCCCATTTTATGGAAACGTGAAAATGATCGTTTAGTACTTGATAAACGTGAAAATCCTTTTCATTACATTTTAGCCGCTATTCGTTTGACCGAAGAATACGCAAAGGAACAAGGAAAAGAATTATCCTTTTACCACTTAACCGTTGACAGTGAATTAGACAGCTCACAAGGAAAAAAATACGGTTTAGGTTCAAGTGCAGCTGTTACCGTTGCTACTGTTCAAGCATTGTGTCTTTTTTATGGCATTGAAGATAGTAAAAACGTTATTTTCAAATTAGCAGCTTTGGCTCATTTATCGGTTAAAAGTAACGGTTCTTGTGGGGATGTTGCTGCCAGTGTTTATGGTGGATGGTTAGCCTTTACAACTTTTGACCCTGAATGGGTATTAGAACAAAAAAAACATAACACAGTAAAAGAGTTGGTCGAAATGGAATGGCCACATTTATCATTCACACCATTAACTCCTCCAAAAGATTTGCGTTTAGTTATTGGATGGACTGGTTCGCCAGCATCGACTTCTCACTTAGTAGATGAAGTAACCAACAAACGCAGCCAAGATGCGATGGCATACGAAACTTTTTTAAAAGAAAGCAAACAGTGTGTTAATGCGATGATAGATGCTTTTCAAGAAGAAAATGTAACTGAGATTCAACGTCAAATAAGAAATAATCGTCAACTTCTGCTTCAAATGAGTCAAGATACATCTGTTACGATCGAAACGCCTGCTTTAACCAAATTATGCGAAATGGCAGAAGAGCTTAAAGGAGCTGCTAAATCATCAGGTGCTGGCGGCGGCGATTGTGGAATTGTTATTTTCAACCGAAAAGAAGGCTTATTGTCACTGATTACAAATTGGGAAAAAGAAGGAATCATAAATCTTCCATTACACGTATTCAAAAAATCGGATCAGTAA
- the fni gene encoding type 2 isopentenyl-diphosphate Delta-isomerase, whose protein sequence is MKPTNNRKNEHVSLAEKFAKETRKSDFDSFRFVHHSFPEMSVADASISTSFAGLEMASPFYINAMTGGSTWTKKVNEKLALIARETGIAMATGSISAALKDHSVEDSYTIVREVNPNGTVFANLGTGQTLENAKKAVDLIQADALQIHVNSPQEIVMPEGDRDFSNWLTELENIVHHLAVPVIVKEVGFGMSRETIQQLTSIGVKTIDISGQGGTNFAQIENYRRTTEKFDYLEDWGQSTVISLVEAQPFINEIDLLASGGIRNPLDIVKALSLGAKGVGISGLFLHMALRDGVEATILEVNAWKNQIASIMTLLGKKSIKDLSQADIILLGEVKDWCELRKIDASIFANRSSQH, encoded by the coding sequence ATGAAACCTACGAATAACCGAAAAAATGAACATGTTTCATTAGCCGAAAAATTTGCTAAAGAGACCCGCAAATCAGATTTTGATTCTTTCCGTTTTGTTCACCATTCTTTTCCTGAAATGAGCGTAGCTGATGCATCTATCTCTACTTCATTTGCAGGACTAGAAATGGCTTCCCCTTTTTACATTAATGCGATGACTGGTGGCAGCACTTGGACAAAAAAGGTAAATGAAAAATTAGCTTTGATTGCTCGCGAAACTGGAATCGCTATGGCAACAGGTTCAATCAGTGCGGCTCTTAAAGATCATTCTGTTGAAGACAGTTACACCATTGTCAGAGAAGTTAATCCAAATGGGACGGTTTTTGCTAACTTAGGCACAGGTCAAACACTTGAAAATGCTAAGAAAGCTGTTGACTTAATTCAAGCGGATGCGCTTCAGATTCATGTAAACTCGCCGCAAGAAATTGTTATGCCAGAAGGCGATCGTGATTTTTCCAATTGGTTAACAGAATTAGAAAACATTGTTCACCATTTAGCTGTACCTGTCATCGTTAAAGAAGTTGGGTTCGGAATGAGCCGAGAAACTATCCAGCAATTGACTTCAATTGGTGTAAAAACTATTGATATTAGTGGACAAGGTGGAACAAATTTTGCCCAGATTGAAAACTATCGCCGGACTACCGAGAAATTTGATTATTTAGAAGACTGGGGACAATCAACCGTTATTTCTTTAGTAGAAGCTCAGCCTTTTATCAATGAAATAGACCTATTGGCCTCTGGAGGTATACGCAACCCCTTAGACATCGTTAAAGCCTTATCTCTGGGAGCAAAAGGTGTTGGCATTTCAGGTCTCTTCTTGCATATGGCATTAAGAGATGGTGTAGAAGCTACTATTCTAGAAGTAAATGCTTGGAAGAATCAAATTGCATCGATTATGACTCTTCTTGGGAAGAAATCGATCAAAGATTTAAGTCAAGCCGATATTATCTTGCTTGGAGAAGTAAAAGATTGGTGCGAACTTCGCAAGATCGATGCTTCGATCTTTGCTAATCGCTCTTCACAACATTAG
- a CDS encoding GNAT family N-acetyltransferase, whose translation MIYKCDESKREDVLNFLYQDPSVNLFAIGDIETYGVEHFDVDVWAYVNNKDDIIGVLVRYKENLMPIHGRDFEGFDTFLPLIQSLSPMYISGNEEVIAQYEEEFTEYEKEETFLAECKELEMESPLLQQVVPLDKEAIQSYIDFLKEMGMKHEQTIEEIANDLDLNKNGIQVIKDENGKIISSGRIAIETKLSGMILAVGTIESYRKQGYATAVVSALVSYCNRENKTACLFYSNPDAGRLYQHLGFKDTQKWIMLKNKEV comes from the coding sequence ATGATTTATAAATGTGATGAAAGTAAACGAGAAGATGTATTGAATTTTCTCTATCAAGACCCAAGCGTAAATTTGTTTGCTATTGGCGATATTGAAACATATGGAGTTGAGCATTTTGATGTAGATGTATGGGCTTATGTCAATAATAAAGATGACATTATTGGTGTCTTAGTGCGTTATAAAGAAAATCTTATGCCAATCCATGGAAGAGATTTTGAAGGATTTGATACTTTCTTACCTTTAATCCAAAGTTTGAGTCCTATGTATATCTCTGGCAATGAGGAAGTCATTGCTCAATATGAAGAAGAGTTTACGGAGTATGAAAAAGAAGAAACCTTTTTGGCTGAGTGCAAAGAGCTAGAAATGGAAAGTCCACTTCTTCAACAAGTTGTTCCCTTAGATAAAGAAGCTATTCAATCCTATATTGATTTTCTAAAAGAAATGGGTATGAAGCATGAACAAACGATTGAAGAAATTGCAAATGACTTGGACTTAAATAAGAATGGAATCCAAGTCATCAAAGATGAAAATGGTAAGATTATTTCCTCTGGTAGAATTGCAATTGAAACAAAACTTTCAGGTATGATACTAGCTGTTGGCACAATTGAAAGTTACCGTAAACAGGGATACGCAACAGCTGTAGTGTCTGCCTTAGTGAGTTATTGTAACAGAGAGAATAAAACGGCTTGTTTATTTTACTCCAATCCGGATGCTGGCCGATTGTATCAACACTTGGGCTTTAAGGATACACAAAAGTGGATCATGCTAAAAAATAAAGAAGTATAA
- a CDS encoding AzlD domain-containing protein: protein MTSQQLQLILGMAIVTFIPRVLPMLVLSNRSVPDKISKWMSFIPVSIFAALIFSDIFFWEGQFNVDPINNIKLIPSVIVFFVAYKTKSLLWSMVLGISAITLMVYMF, encoded by the coding sequence ATGACTAGTCAGCAACTGCAGTTGATCCTAGGCATGGCAATCGTTACATTCATCCCTCGGGTATTGCCAATGCTTGTTTTAAGCAATCGTTCCGTACCAGATAAAATTTCAAAATGGATGTCCTTTATTCCTGTATCCATATTTGCAGCACTAATATTTTCGGATATTTTCTTCTGGGAAGGCCAATTTAACGTTGATCCAATAAATAATATAAAACTAATCCCTTCTGTTATTGTCTTTTTCGTGGCCTATAAAACAAAAAGTCTTTTATGGTCTATGGTATTAGGAATCTCTGCAATCACTTTAATGGTGTATATGTTTTAA
- a CDS encoding AzlC family ABC transporter permease gives MKKQDWMDGLKVIYPVMISYVPLGLAGGMVLYDAGFNAVTILAMSLLVFGGAAQFMAASMVSMGASIPAIITMTFFLNLRHLLMSSSMSSFIKKTSLPFTLFFSHTLADESFAINYNQFKNHEWTANKALSINTLNYLTWSLSTFIGAIVGSAWVIDTTIINYVLIAMFISLLVNQFVSKLYFFVGLTAGVLAVVFMILLQHTIALVIAAILASFIGYFTDEYLTNKRVKIGNEGIDYD, from the coding sequence ATGAAAAAACAAGATTGGATGGATGGATTAAAAGTGATTTATCCAGTCATGATCAGTTATGTGCCATTGGGATTAGCCGGTGGTATGGTTTTATATGACGCAGGATTCAATGCGGTAACTATTTTAGCAATGAGTTTACTCGTTTTTGGAGGAGCAGCTCAATTTATGGCGGCTTCAATGGTAAGTATGGGAGCTTCAATTCCAGCAATTATTACCATGACATTCTTTTTAAATCTGCGTCATTTATTAATGAGCTCCAGTATGTCAAGTTTTATCAAAAAAACGTCTCTACCATTTACTCTTTTTTTCAGTCACACTCTAGCGGATGAGTCATTTGCTATTAATTACAATCAATTTAAAAATCATGAGTGGACTGCAAATAAAGCTTTATCGATCAATACCTTGAATTACCTCACATGGTCTTTAAGTACCTTTATTGGTGCAATTGTCGGGAGTGCTTGGGTTATTGATACAACAATCATAAATTATGTTTTAATCGCTATGTTTATCAGTTTGCTAGTCAATCAGTTTGTATCTAAACTGTACTTTTTTGTGGGTTTGACAGCTGGAGTATTAGCTGTTGTTTTTATGATTCTCTTACAACATACAATTGCACTAGTGATTGCGGCAATCTTAGCTTCTTTTATCGGCTATTTTACTGATGAATATTTAACGAACAAAAGAGTAAAAATAGGAAATGAGGGAATAGACTATGACTAG
- a CDS encoding pyrimidine-nucleoside phosphorylase, translated as MRMVDLITKKQHGNALTTEEITTMIEEYTEGKIPEYQMSAMLMAIYFKDMDDREKSDLTMSIVHSGEEIDLSAIEGVKVDKHSTGGVGDTTTLVLAPLVASLGIPMAKMSGRGLGHTGGTIDKLEAIPGFNVELTQEKFIELVNENKVAVIGQSGNLTPADKKLYALRDVTSTVESIPLIASSIMSKKIAAGADAIVLDVKTGAGAFMKTTDDARLLAHAMVQIGNRVGRNTMAVISDMSQPLGFAIGNALEVKEAIDALNGKGPADLMDLCLTLGSQMVHLAGIGKDLDEARSLLEESISNGKALEKFKTFIASQGGDTSVIDNPELLPKSDYQIDVLANRDGYVSEIIADELGIAAMMLGAGRATKESEIDLAVGIVLHKKVGDAVKKGEPLLTIHTNQEEVPEVEQKIWEGITIADSATPIPLIHEVILN; from the coding sequence ATGAGAATGGTCGATTTGATTACAAAAAAACAACATGGAAATGCATTAACTACTGAAGAGATCACTACCATGATCGAAGAATATACAGAAGGTAAAATTCCAGAGTACCAAATGAGTGCAATGTTGATGGCAATTTACTTTAAAGATATGGATGATCGTGAAAAAAGTGATCTAACGATGAGTATCGTTCACTCTGGTGAAGAAATTGATTTGTCGGCCATTGAAGGCGTGAAGGTAGACAAACACTCCACAGGTGGAGTAGGCGATACGACAACGCTTGTTTTAGCGCCTCTAGTAGCAAGTTTAGGTATTCCAATGGCTAAGATGAGCGGGCGCGGTCTTGGTCACACAGGTGGGACAATTGATAAATTAGAAGCCATTCCAGGGTTTAACGTAGAATTGACTCAAGAGAAATTTATTGAATTAGTAAATGAAAATAAAGTAGCTGTAATCGGGCAATCCGGTAACTTAACACCAGCAGATAAAAAATTGTATGCTCTAAGAGACGTAACAAGCACAGTTGAATCTATTCCATTGATTGCAAGTTCGATCATGAGTAAAAAAATAGCAGCCGGAGCAGATGCTATCGTATTAGATGTGAAAACAGGCGCTGGAGCCTTCATGAAGACAACAGATGATGCTAGATTGTTAGCTCACGCTATGGTTCAAATCGGAAACCGCGTTGGACGTAATACAATGGCCGTTATTTCTGATATGAGTCAACCACTAGGTTTTGCAATTGGGAATGCTTTAGAAGTTAAAGAAGCGATTGACGCTTTAAATGGTAAAGGACCTGCTGATTTAATGGACTTGTGTTTAACGTTAGGAAGTCAAATGGTTCACTTAGCTGGCATAGGAAAAGATTTAGATGAAGCAAGATCTTTATTAGAAGAATCCATTAGCAATGGTAAAGCACTTGAAAAATTTAAAACATTTATTGCTTCTCAAGGCGGAGACACGAGCGTTATTGATAATCCAGAGTTATTGCCAAAATCAGATTACCAAATTGATGTTTTAGCAAATAGAGACGGATACGTTTCAGAAATTATAGCGGATGAGTTGGGAATCGCAGCTATGATGTTAGGTGCTGGACGAGCAACAAAAGAAAGCGAAATTGATTTAGCAGTAGGGATTGTCTTGCATAAAAAAGTAGGCGACGCTGTTAAAAAGGGTGAACCGTTACTGACGATCCACACCAATCAAGAAGAAGTTCCAGAGGTAGAACAAAAAATCTGGGAAGGTATCACAATAGCTGATTCAGCTACACCAATTCCTTTAATTCATGAAGTTATCTTAAATTAA
- the rpiA gene encoding ribose-5-phosphate isomerase RpiA, with the protein MNLKQLVGEKAAEYVTEGMVVGLGTGSTAYYMVEALGKRVKEGLTITGVTTSTRTKEQAEQLGILLKTIDEVEKVDVTIDGADEIDAHYQGVKGGGGALLFEKIVADYSKKVIWIVDESKMVETLGAFPLPVEVLPYGSQQLMRIFDEKGFQPSMRKNETDENYLTDGGHYIIDLHIAKIEDPQSLALWLDGLTGVMEHGLFLDRVNTIIVGRESGLEIIEAR; encoded by the coding sequence ATGAATTTAAAACAATTAGTTGGAGAAAAAGCAGCAGAATACGTAACAGAAGGTATGGTTGTTGGATTAGGAACTGGGTCAACGGCTTACTATATGGTTGAAGCTTTGGGAAAGCGCGTTAAAGAAGGATTGACGATTACTGGAGTAACAACTTCCACTCGTACAAAAGAACAAGCTGAGCAGTTAGGAATTCTGCTAAAAACAATTGACGAAGTTGAAAAAGTAGATGTAACGATTGACGGTGCTGATGAAATTGATGCTCATTATCAAGGGGTAAAAGGTGGAGGAGGAGCTCTTCTATTCGAAAAAATTGTTGCAGATTATTCAAAAAAAGTGATATGGATTGTTGATGAGAGTAAAATGGTCGAAACATTGGGCGCATTTCCTTTACCAGTAGAAGTATTGCCTTATGGCAGTCAGCAATTGATGCGGATATTTGATGAAAAAGGGTTCCAGCCGTCGATGAGAAAAAATGAGACTGACGAGAACTATTTAACAGATGGCGGACATTATATCATTGATTTACATATAGCTAAGATAGAAGATCCTCAATCATTAGCTTTATGGTTAGACGGATTAACAGGGGTTATGGAACATGGCTTGTTTCTTGATCGTGTGAATACCATCATTGTAGGGCGTGAATCCGGTTTAGAAATCATCGAGGCACGCTAA
- a CDS encoding ABC transporter substrate-binding protein, which yields MKKLLFMVLAILVVCGGLYLGADQLEKAQGITGENSLNLYNWGDYIDPELITKFEEETGYRVTYETFDSNEAMYTKIEQGGTNYDLAVPSEYMIERMIDENLLIELDQSKIKGLNHIDAQFLDQPFDPDNQYSIPYFWGTLGIIYNDKFVDEDAIQHWDDLWNPDLKNKVMLIDGAREIIGLSLDSEGHSLNSKDDEQLVAAAEKLGSFTPNVKAIVADEIKMYMIQEEASVAVTFSGEASEMLWENENLHYVIPSEGSNLWFDNFVIPKTAKNFDAAYAFINFMLEPENAAQNAEYVGYSTPNKTALELLPSEITEDEQFYPNEETMKNLEVYEDLGSEYIGIYNDYFLEFKMHRK from the coding sequence ATGAAAAAATTACTATTCATGGTTTTAGCTATTCTTGTAGTTTGTGGGGGATTATACCTCGGTGCAGATCAACTCGAAAAGGCTCAAGGAATTACCGGAGAAAATAGTTTGAATTTGTATAACTGGGGAGATTACATTGACCCAGAATTGATTACCAAATTTGAAGAGGAAACGGGCTATCGAGTAACCTATGAAACCTTCGATTCTAACGAAGCAATGTACACAAAAATAGAACAAGGTGGAACGAATTATGATTTAGCCGTTCCTAGTGAATACATGATTGAAAGAATGATCGATGAAAATTTATTGATTGAATTAGATCAGTCCAAAATTAAAGGACTCAATCATATTGATGCTCAATTCTTGGATCAACCCTTTGACCCAGATAATCAATACTCTATTCCTTACTTCTGGGGAACATTAGGAATCATCTACAATGATAAATTTGTGGATGAAGATGCCATTCAACATTGGGATGATTTATGGAATCCAGATTTAAAAAATAAAGTCATGTTGATTGATGGAGCGCGTGAAATTATCGGTTTATCATTAGATAGTGAAGGACATTCTCTAAATTCAAAAGATGACGAACAACTAGTTGCTGCAGCTGAAAAATTAGGCAGTTTTACGCCTAACGTAAAAGCTATTGTTGCAGACGAAATCAAAATGTATATGATCCAAGAAGAAGCTTCAGTAGCCGTTACTTTTTCTGGTGAGGCATCTGAAATGTTATGGGAAAACGAAAATCTGCATTACGTCATTCCGAGCGAGGGCTCAAATTTATGGTTTGATAATTTTGTTATTCCAAAAACGGCTAAAAACTTTGATGCAGCTTATGCATTTATTAACTTTATGCTAGAACCAGAAAATGCAGCACAAAATGCCGAGTACGTAGGCTACTCAACGCCTAATAAAACAGCATTAGAACTCTTGCCATCTGAAATAACAGAAGATGAACAATTTTATCCAAATGAAGAAACCATGAAAAACCTAGAAGTCTACGAAGACCTAGGCTCCGAATACATCGGAATCTACAACGACTACTTCCTAGAATTCAAAATGCACAGAAAGTAA